The genome window CATTAACTTTTTCATATTTGTggtaggattttttttttttttttttttgacaatatttGTGGTAGGATTAGGATAACAGAAAATAGTGAACTGCCTtgcaaataacttttttttgcaGCCCTCATATATAGTGGAGCAAAACCATGTTTTTTACATAAATGTCACACCAAACCTGgacattcaaaaaaaaaattaacatagaAATTGTCAAAGATTGCGTACCATGCAAACTTGAAGGATCCAATGAGGCATCAGGCCTCATGCTCCAGAAAAGCAAAGCATTGCCCATTTTCGGTTTCACAGAAAGTCCTCTTTTAGCACAAGCAGACAACTCATTCCAACCTGGCGAAGAGCTAAAATTTCCTTTGGCTGCAGGAAATACTGTTTCACCCCCTTCCTCGACATCTGACCTACATTGATAGTAAAGAAATAATATTAGAGCTGGCATAGGTTCTTATATCGTATATGAACTTAATCATTATTAGGTCATCTTTAAGTGACCAGTACATGGATTGTGTTATGTGTATGAAAAATAGGATTTCTAACCCATCTATGATCCACAGCCTGTATCTTTACAAGTGGGCTACTACATGATGCATGAGTGTGTGATTGTCAAACCAACGGTGAAGATCAGAACATGTAATAAACAACAAAGATCCACACtgcatttttttgtatttggCTGGCTGGAGAGCCTGCAGAACTACAAATTGGAGGAAAGTGTACTTCCCTAAAAATCCAGGAACCAAAAAATGGAGCAATAGCCCCCGTTATTAATTCTGGCAACAGCCAATTGTCACCATACATCATTCATGTCCTTCATAATTTCATCTCATCCATGAATCAACTATATATCCCCAAAGATAATTACCCCATTCCTTCCACATCATTAGGCATGTTTAAACCAACAATACTCATGGATGAAAACTTCTGAACTTAATGTATAGTGTGTTCTTATTTGCATTATAACTAGAGTCATATTGTTATTCTTCCTTCTGTGGACAGACATCATAGCTTCTGTTGAGTTTTGAGATGCAATGTAAAGGCGTCTTGATTCTGTTCTATGCCACGTCATTTCCCCCCATTTCCTCGTCCTTACTCCCATATACAGTtcattatatattattgatatCTATATTACAGGCTAAAATTTGATGGATGGAATAGATATCAAGCTAATACTTCATATACAAAGTGAGCATTGTCAATTTTGCTAATGACTAATTGAAGTCCAGATATAAATCAACAATATAGCATCTCTTGGGTTATCAGAACATGTACCTGTATACAAATCCTGTCAATAACCCATAAACCCAACCCGATAACCAAACCCATCAATAATCCATATCTTCACCCAATAAAACCATGAGCAGATGTACGAGGTGTAAGGTTACCCAAAATATTGACAGCTTTGCATTATATACTGAGCAATACATAGTAATGCGATGCAATAAATTGACTACATAGTACAGCCAATAAAGAGGGACCACTTACAGATACATGAGCACAGTAGCTATCCTCTGACCACCATTTTTAGTGTTGTACTCGTCAAGAAAGTAGTCATAGTGAGGTTCGTACTTCTGTCCTACTTCATAGTGGAGAACTTGTAGTCCTTCTCCATGATCTGTAAATTTCAAGGAGCTGGTTTAGGCATATTATTAAGCTCACCATCAAGATTAACTTAACTGATGCAAGTCGCTTTTTCACAAATTACTATTGTCTGAAGATCAGAAGAAATGTTTATTTTGTAACTAACACCAAAAAACAGAACATACAAGTAAACATTGCTCTGAAATCTCCCCACCGCCCAAACATTCCGTGGCAGTGGGTATAATGTGTTAGTCAGTTCTTCCATATTACAACTGGCCACTTCACCTTGCCATACTCTAGTTCAAAATGATAAAAAAGGCCTCGCAATAAGTAGTATACAGAAAAGTAAGGGTCATAAATGACTTATTTCTATGTTACTTTTTGGAATTTATGCAATAAATGCGGCACAGAGTTAAGAGTATGCGTTTTATTGGTTAAAGACACttttttaacttgtaaaatgaaTCAAGAATAATTAGAAAATCAATTATGTTAACTTATATGCCACGTGCCGCATCAATGTTCAAATTCGGATCCAAATCCAACTAACCAACACTTAAATCCGCACCCATTCCGGACAACCCTACCCATTGTCATACTCTTCAAGTATGCCTTCCTAATTTTCTGTatgaaatttgatattttagaataaaaatgtTTCAACATTTGAGaaactataaatattaaataacaatcTTCGTCATTGTTGACTCATATAAGCATAACATTGTACATTGATTACTTATCAGAAGATATTTcgcatatatagtatataaactATATGTAGTTAACATTTGAAAAAATAGAATTTAATGAAGGAGTTCCCGAGCGGTAAAATGGTGCTCGTAATGCTCGAAGAGTTTTAAATGCGATACTTGAATAAACCCCACAAAGAAGGAAAAAGGGGTCATTACTTATAGTTGCGGTGTTATTTGTTTGAGCCAATTTAATGAAATCGTTGTTTAAACTGTATTCACTAATTAGGAAATGATGATAAGTAAAGGTAAACCAAGAATGATTTGCATTTTTATATGTGGTTTTTTGTTAAACACCTTCGGAATACATTTCAAtaggaaaattttataatattaacacAATTCCACAAATAAAAAGCTACATATATTGTGAAAAAAGTAGATAAACTTAACATCTTGTAAAAATTGATGTATAGCCATAGcaacaatataatttaattaataaattttatttggcaACTTTTTAGATTTTAAGATACTAAACCATTTTTAAATCATAAGAAATGAGTAATAATTACTtcattttgtttaaatttgcAGTACTACAATCTAAATACACAAGCAGTAACATATATGTAGTCACTACTTCAATATAAAGGGCGGTAGCCACCCTCACCTTAAGGTGGCTCCATCATTGTGTGTAAATTTTGCGTgcatgaacatatatatatgcagCCTAATACTAAAGTCGACACATTGTGCAAGTATTACTTTAAATTCCTTTTCTAAGTGACTTGTTGACGTGTTCTTGTATTCTTACCGGCGGGAATGAAAGAAAAATCTGCTATTCTTTTCTCTATGTTGCTAATTATCTTGTCTCCGCCCCTCCTTAAAAACATTCCGGAGCTTGTACGGACCCTGATAAAAATTGAACATTAGGTGAACAAGAGACTTAAAAAAGGAATCATAATTATTACTTTATGATACAAGTGTGATGCACACCTGCTATCTTTACTCTTCCCGGTTTTGCTATCCACAACTGTGGACTTCGCCATATGGGGTTTCGCAAGATTAATCAAATACTCACATTCTTTCTTCGACTGTAAGCAGAAAACATTAAGCTTCTTCAGTCACAGCCTTAATACACTCAACATCATATACATTCCCAACAACAATCCCATCTGATCCCACTACTATATCATTCAAAGCATCAATTAAACTAGATGTATATGCATTTAGCCAGAAACTAACAATCCCATCTGATCCCACTACTATGTCATTCAAAGCATTAATCAAACTAGATGTATACGCATTTAGCCAGAAACTAACAACAAAGTTCGGGACTTGGATAATGTTGTCCTACTAAAACCATCTTCCCATACTTGACACTGTAATACATActgaacaaaaaaaaacactcaGGTTCCCAATAAAATAAGCTACCGACTATTTGAAATACTAGCTAGCTATGAAACTGAAATCGAATTTCAGTACCAAAAAGTTATGATAGAGAAAAGCTCGAGGCTCCCAAGAGAGAATTTCAGTCCATTGGTCTTCTCTCGATTCCGATACATCACTGTCAACTCTGCATCaacaatcatcatcatcatcatcatcaaactcatataaaatat of Daucus carota subsp. sativus chromosome 3, DH1 v3.0, whole genome shotgun sequence contains these proteins:
- the LOC108214124 gene encoding probable prolyl 4-hydroxylase 3, yielding MAKGKILNYRQQAKRSSTIALVLSMLLMLTVVLLMLLALGILSLPVSDADVDSNPISNHFKFNRKIINHNTNIVDSDVSESREDQWTEILSWEPRAFLYHNFLSKKECEYLINLAKPHMAKSTVVDSKTGKSKDSRVRTSSGMFLRRGGDKIISNIEKRIADFSFIPADHGEGLQVLHYEVGQKYEPHYDYFLDEYNTKNGGQRIATVLMYLSDVEEGGETVFPAAKGNFSSSPGWNELSACAKRGLSVKPKMGNALLFWSMRPDASLDPSSLHGGCPVIKGNKWSSTKWMHVDEYKI